CAACGTAACGCTCTAACCAACTGAGCTATACACCCAAAATATTGATGGCGGGGAACTGAGCCGAGCTAAAGATTCTTATGCTTCTTCCGGCTCGGGTAATATTTTTTTGATAGTCGATTTTTCTGGAGCAACTTCTTTTATTTTTTCCTCCTCCTTAACAGTCGCTATTTCCCTAAAAAACAAAAACCAGGTTGTTTGACAGAAAACTTGAAAAATTGAATTTGCTAAAAATAAAATAACAATAAATACAAAAATGCCCAAAGAAACAGCTATAACAACTCCTATTTTTGCCAATGTAAAATACAGAACAATTCCAACTAATAAAAAAACTGTTCCAATGGATAAAAGCGCAGTTACTATTAAAATAAACAAGGCAATATTTATCGGAATAAAAAATAAAGCCATAACAATACTTGGAATTATATTTTTTCTGAAAATCTGATATCCATTTTCAATTGAAGCTTTAATCCCTAAATTAGAAAGAACAACATAATAAATTGAGTATTTTCCGATGAAGCTGGCTAAAACCACTAAGGGAATAAAGATAGCAAGCGCAAAGAATGCAGAAAATGCTCCCAAAACGAAAGCTCTGGCAGAAAATAGAAGTGTAATAGGAATAGCCAAAACAACAAGAAGCACGAAAATAAAAAATCCTAAAATTAATCCGATAGCCAGAATTTTCCAAAAATATTTTTTTCCTTCTCTGAATCCTTCCTTGAAATTTACGCTTAATTTTTTTTCTACTTTGTCTAGAGCTTTAATCAATCCAGCTTTGGCTATTAACTTTAAAATAATAAGAGCTAAACACATCATTACAACAAATACAATAAACCCTGCGACTAGTTGCCAGTGCTGATTTAAAAAGTTTCTAAATTGTTCTTCATTTTCTCCTGCCTTTTTGCTCCATTCGCTGTTTCCTGGAAAATTAAACCTTGTTCCTCCGCCTAAAAACAGAAGCAATCCGAACCACCAGAGATATTTGTTTTCCCAGGTAATTTTCCAGGATTTTTTAATTATTTCCAGGTAGTTTACTTCTTTCATTTTTCCAACTTGTCCGCCGAAGTTTTTTGGCCTGCAAAGCTTCGACAAATAAATTAACGCGGGTGGATTAACTGATCGAATTCTTCTTTTTCGATGGTTTCTTTTTCAAGAAGAGTATCCGCAATGCTTTTGAGCATTCCGGATTTTTCTTTGATTATTTTTTCCGCGGTTTTATACGCCTCATTAATAAATCTAGAAATCTCTCTGTCTATTGATTGGGCGGTATTCTCTGAATAATTTTTTTCTTCATTTATTTCTTTGCCTAGAAATATAAGCTCTTCCTTTTTTCCAAATGTTCTGGGACCCAATTCGCTCATTCCATACCTAGTAATCATTTCTCTGGCCATCTGAGTTGCTCTTTCCAGGTCATTAGAAGCTCCTGTGGTAATGTCATCAAACTTCAATTTCTCGCTTACATATCCACCGAGCAAAACTCCAAGTTCATCAATGAAGTATGACTTAGAATGAAGCCTTCTGTCTTCTGTCGGAACCGCCATTGTATATCCTCCAGCTTGTCCTCGAGAAATAATAGAAACTTTCTGGACCGGATCAGCGTTAGAAAGAAAACTAGCCAGCAAAGCATGCCCGGCTTCGTGATAAGCAATAACTTCTTTTTCTTTTTGATTAATTACCCTGCTCCTTCGTTCCGGACCTAAAATTACTTTTTCGATAGATTCAGCAAGTTCAGACATCTCTATAATTTTCTTTCCCCTTCTGGCAGAAAGAATAGCCGCTTCATTTACTAGATTAGCCAGATCTGCTCCAGAAAAACCCGACGTTCTTTCTGCTATAGTTCTCAGCGCTATATTTTCACTAAGCGGTTTTCCCTTAACATGAATTTTTAAAATAGCTTCTCTTTCATTTATATCCGGAAGGTCAAGCACCACTCTTCGATCAAACCTTCCCGGCCTAAGCAATGCCGGATCAAGAACATCCGGTCTATTGGTCGCCGCAATAACAATTACATTGGTCTCGCTTTCGAATCCGTCCATTTCCACCAAAATTTGGTTAAGCGTCTGTTCTCTTTCATCATGTCCTCCGCCTAATCCTGCTCCACGATGCCTTCCAACAGCATCAATTTCATCGATAAAGACAATAGCTGGAGCACTTTTTTTTGCTTGTTTAAACAAATCCCGAACCCGGCTGGCTCCCACTCCAACAAACATTTCCACAAATTCAGAACCGCTAATATTAAAAAATGGCACTCCCGCTTCTCCGGCCACTGCTTTGGCCATAAGTGTTTTTCCTGTTCCCGGAGATCCTAGAAGCAAAACTCCCTTAGGAATTTTGGCTCCAATCGCCAGAAATTTTTTGGGATGCTTTAAAAATTCCACGATTTCTTTAAGTTCCTCCTTAGCTTCTTTGGCTCCCGCCACATCTGCAAAGGTAACTCGTTTTCTTTTGTCTTTTGGGTCAATCATTCTGGCTTTACTAAGCCCAAATGAAAGAGCCTGTGAATTTCCTCTCTGCGCCTGCCTCATCATAAACCAAATAAAAGCTCCGATCAAAATAAACGGCAACAGAAAAGGAAGGATGGATGTTAGCCAAAAACTAGCGGATGATTCTCCCTTTATTTGAACATCAACTTCCTGCAATTTGTCCGTATTTACTGAATAATTTTTAAGAGATTCGGTCAGCGAACTTTCTGATTCCTTAGTAGCTTTTTGTTTCGTTTCATCTTGAAGTTCTACCTGAAGATCATTGCTAGATACGGTTATTTGCTTTACTTTTCCGTCATTAATCTCGGATACCAATTCACTTAGCCCGATATCCTGAGGTTTTTGAGCAGGAGCATTATATAAAATAAATATTCCTGATATTATCAGAAAGACAAGAATGATTATTGATACGTTTTTTATAAGCTTTTCCATTTTGGTTATTTTAAAATATTAATTTATCTTCGCCAAATTCAATCTATCACCTTTCCTGGTTAGTTTCAACCCTTGAAAGGAGAACCTTTGATTCTTGCTTTTAGTACTTTTAATAATCTTTAATATTTCCTCAACGTGTGATGATTCAATATTTTTCAAGTCTCCCTTTACGAACTCAATTTTTTTTAAAATCATTCTTTTTTGCAAAGCTGGATGAAGTTTTAAAATCCAACTGGCTCTTAGAACCTCGAGCTTGTTAAGCTGTTTTCCCGATAATTCCGAAATTAAAGACATGTCTTCGAAAATATTTAGCGTGGAATCAAAAATTGTTTTCTTTATGTTGGGATTAAAATTCTTCTCAAGGATTGGAATCAATTTGTTTCTAACCTTATTCCTGAGAAATATATCCTCCTTGTTTGTTTTATCTGTCCTATATTTTAATCTTTCGTTTTTTAAATATTCTGAAATTTCTTTTCTTGAAATTCCGAGAAGCGGACGAATAATTTTATTATTTTTATATTTCATTCCGGCTAGTCCCTGAAGTCCTGCTCCCCGGATAAGATGAATTAAAAAAGTTTCCACTTGGTCATCTTGATTGTGGGCTACGGCAACTAGATCATAATTCAATTCTTTTCTGATTTTTTCAAAAAAATCATAGCGGATATTTCTTAGAATCTCTTCACTAATATTATTTTTTTTAAAACCCCCTATTTTTAATACACTTAGCCCAAACGCATAGTTATCTGCTAAATTTTCAACTATTTTTTCATCCTTATCCGAATCTTTTCCTCGAAGAGCATAATTTACGTGGACAATATGCAATTCTATTTCAGATTTTTCTTTTATGCCAGCCAAAATATCCAAAAGACAGACGCTATCCGGTCCGCCGGAAACACCAACAACAATCTTCGAAGTTCTTCCCCAAAGATTATTCAAGCTGGCAGTATTTTGAATTGTTTTAATTAGATTCGTCATCATCCATTTTTAATTTTATGAAATCCATGACTTTTTTAAACACTTCTTGGATAGTAAGATTAGTGGTATCAATAACTAAATCGTAGTTTCTATCATCTCGAATGTTTATTCCATAAAATTTTAAATATCTTTCATCATCCATTTTTTTTCGCTTATTAAGACTCTCTTCAACTTTTTTTATTGAATCAAGTTCAGCCCCTTCATTTCTGTTATTCTCTTTTTGAAGTTCCAGAAAAACTCTCTCGGCAGATTTTTTGCTATCAACTCTAAAATAAACTTTGATTGATTTTGGAATAAAGTACCACGCCGTCCTGCTTTCAACTATGAAATCTTTTTCTTTATTCGACAGATCTACCAAATAATCATCTACCAATTTGTCAATAGTCACATCGTCAGTTATTCCTGCATGCAATTCTTCCAGCGTAATATTTTTCTCTTTCGCTATATCTCGAAATATCTGACCCATATAATATCTAGGGTAGTCTAGTTTCTTGGCTACCATTTGAGCAATGGTGCTTTTTCCGGATCCATGATCCCCATTAAAAGAAACAATCATAAAATTTTTGTATTTTAATTATCTTTTGATTATAATCAAAAATGGACGCGATGTCCATTCTTGAAAGGTTACCTATTCGATCTTATTTCTCTTCCTTTTTAGCTTCTTTTTTGACAGATTTTCCTCCTTTTTTATCCTTTTTTTCTTTCTTGTCTTCCTTTTTGTCTTCTTTTTTTTCTTTCTTTTCTGCCTTTTTCTTTTTTTCTTCTTTAATCAGCATTAGTCCCATGCGATGTCCCTTTGGCTCAATGGAAAGAATTTTCCATTCATATTTCTCTCCAGCCGTAAGAACTTCCTCCATTTTTCTTTCCGGATAAACTTCTCGAAATTCACTTACATGAGCTAGTCCGTGAATGTCTTTGTCCAGATACACAAATGCTCCGAAAGGATTGATTTTATCAACCTTGCCTTCAACGGTGTCTCCCACTTTGTATTTCTTTTCAATTTCACCCCAAGGATCTTTTTTGAGAGCCTTCATAGAAAGAGAGATCCTGGTATCATCAATTCCAATAATTTGAGCCTCTACCCTGTCTCCGGTTTTCGCTACTTCTCTCGGATTATCAATAAGCTGCCAAGCTAACTCTGAAATATGCACCAGACCCTCTAGCTTGTCAGTTTCGTTTTGAGAATCTTTTTTGGCAGGCGGCAAAAATTTAACAAAAGCGCCAAAATCAACTACTCCGCTAATTTCTCCCTCAACCACATCACCGATTTGAAGCTGAGAAACAACTTTTCTTTCTTTTTCACTCATCGCCGCTTTTTCGCTGACAATCAGCTTTTCAGCATCT
This window of the Parcubacteria group bacterium genome carries:
- the ftsH gene encoding ATP-dependent zinc metalloprotease FtsH encodes the protein MEKLIKNVSIIILVFLIISGIFILYNAPAQKPQDIGLSELVSEINDGKVKQITVSSNDLQVELQDETKQKATKESESSLTESLKNYSVNTDKLQEVDVQIKGESSASFWLTSILPFLLPFILIGAFIWFMMRQAQRGNSQALSFGLSKARMIDPKDKRKRVTFADVAGAKEAKEELKEIVEFLKHPKKFLAIGAKIPKGVLLLGSPGTGKTLMAKAVAGEAGVPFFNISGSEFVEMFVGVGASRVRDLFKQAKKSAPAIVFIDEIDAVGRHRGAGLGGGHDEREQTLNQILVEMDGFESETNVIVIAATNRPDVLDPALLRPGRFDRRVVLDLPDINEREAILKIHVKGKPLSENIALRTIAERTSGFSGADLANLVNEAAILSARRGKKIIEMSELAESIEKVILGPERRSRVINQKEKEVIAYHEAGHALLASFLSNADPVQKVSIISRGQAGGYTMAVPTEDRRLHSKSYFIDELGVLLGGYVSEKLKFDDITTGASNDLERATQMAREMITRYGMSELGPRTFGKKEELIFLGKEINEEKNYSENTAQSIDREISRFINEAYKTAEKIIKEKSGMLKSIADTLLEKETIEKEEFDQLIHPR
- the tilS gene encoding tRNA lysidine(34) synthetase TilS codes for the protein MMTNLIKTIQNTASLNNLWGRTSKIVVGVSGGPDSVCLLDILAGIKEKSEIELHIVHVNYALRGKDSDKDEKIVENLADNYAFGLSVLKIGGFKKNNISEEILRNIRYDFFEKIRKELNYDLVAVAHNQDDQVETFLIHLIRGAGLQGLAGMKYKNNKIIRPLLGISRKEISEYLKNERLKYRTDKTNKEDIFLRNKVRNKLIPILEKNFNPNIKKTIFDSTLNIFEDMSLISELSGKQLNKLEVLRASWILKLHPALQKRMILKKIEFVKGDLKNIESSHVEEILKIIKSTKSKNQRFSFQGLKLTRKGDRLNLAKIN
- a CDS encoding cytidylate kinase family protein; the protein is MIVSFNGDHGSGKSTIAQMVAKKLDYPRYYMGQIFRDIAKEKNITLEELHAGITDDVTIDKLVDDYLVDLSNKEKDFIVESRTAWYFIPKSIKVYFRVDSKKSAERVFLELQKENNRNEGAELDSIKKVEESLNKRKKMDDERYLKFYGINIRDDRNYDLVIDTTNLTIQEVFKKVMDFIKLKMDDDESN
- a CDS encoding S1 RNA-binding domain-containing protein, coding for MANILDKLAEEVDKIKEDKDAKGSKKKSGTKISSMEELLDANPIQVPNIGDVLEGKVIEVYSNYILLDLDPLGTGIVLGKEVKDGLGVNKIKKGDKVSATLVDIENEDGYIELSIREASYGKSWDDLESKKDTQDVVATKVSDANRGGLLVELNGINGFLPVSQLSSEHYPRVEDGDKNKILELLKRLVGKEINVKIIDADRDAEKLIVSEKAAMSEKERKVVSQLQIGDVVEGEISGVVDFGAFVKFLPPAKKDSQNETDKLEGLVHISELAWQLIDNPREVAKTGDRVEAQIIGIDDTRISLSMKALKKDPWGEIEKKYKVGDTVEGKVDKINPFGAFVYLDKDIHGLAHVSEFREVYPERKMEEVLTAGEKYEWKILSIEPKGHRMGLMLIKEEKKKKAEKKEKKEDKKEDKKEKKDKKGGKSVKKEAKKEEK